Proteins encoded by one window of Cannabis sativa cultivar Pink pepper isolate KNU-18-1 chromosome 4, ASM2916894v1, whole genome shotgun sequence:
- the LOC115715235 gene encoding uncharacterized protein LOC115715235: MVDGMGTAHTRFQQIPTFHRPLLTLTLRDRAQELAQLPGDDWNIIQLTSEDNFVKYGLYPKYFIPKPLKGRKRKFGTGRTEGVDKENELIQLKREAKLKGGASAKQYAHEPLNPEDEAEEEQVTPLKKRKKLPAQPRPIEHAIRIREPSSPARPPSPVLGKGKAVMAEIRGLSDMSQKMLEALKKRVGGCSSASPRTKKSRDGEMTPTKEKAPAGEVINLFEELTAANPSTPKVSKSKDSRGGSSDRPEQPKGGSELIKGGSE, from the exons ATGGTGGATGGCATGGGCACCGCCCACACTCGGTTCCAGCAGATCCCTACATTTCACCGCCCTCTCCTCACTCTTACTCTTAGAGATAGAGCTCAAGAGCTTGCTCAGCTGCCAGGGGATGACTGGAAtatcatccagttgacctccgaggacaactttgtgaagtacgggctctatccaaaatattttattcctaaGCCATTGAAGGGGAGGAAGAGGAAATTTGGCACTGGCCGGACTGAGGGAGTTGATAAGGAGAATGAGCTGATTCAACTGAAgcgtgaggctaagttgaagggaggtgcaagCGCCAAGCAATATGCTCACGAGcccttgaatcctgaagatgaagcagaggaagagcaggtgactccgCTCAAAAAGAGGAAGAAACTTCCGGCCCAGCCCAGGCCCATTGAACATGCAATTCGCATTAGAGAGCCCAGTTCACCTGCTCGGCCGCCTTCTCCCGTGCTAGGAAAAGGAAAAGCTGTTATGGCTGAGATAAGAGGcttgtcag ACATGTCTCAAAAGATGCTTGAGGCTCTGAAGAAGAGAGTTGGAGGATGCTCAAGCGCATCTCCCCGAACCAAGAAGTCCAGGGATGGTGAGATGACCCCTACCAAGGAAAAGGCGCCTGCTGGGGAGGTTATTAATCTTTTCGAGGAGCTAACTGCTGCGAACCCTTCCACTCCAAAAGTTTCTAAGTCCAAGGATTCTCGGGGAGGAAGCTCGGACAGGcctgagcaaccaaaaggtggATCCGAGCTGATCAAGGGTGGATCCGAGTAG
- the LOC133036903 gene encoding uncharacterized protein LOC133036903, protein MSDLSDSQVFGSGGDAFDGDQDHQEDSFIPTSISEEEVPATRDAELGPFSSTDIERMVQELAEPGTIEIRDSESTVLERDHPVHSRHTPDVKVEEMDDDSMAPVRESDEEEDAEGSGTDSVDNTQLDEPFSYEDLVSRVTKSDLTTFTRAPSMEEFSYFYDIKSVGLHNGFYYFSKWATSEINGVEGMVSNMGDWKSKWFYVFKVPGIRTDFNCRPNRLTRPTLDTTLRETAEVLGSFPVQDCDWRLLCTTSKLREHKLIPENTSLQREPVYKEPSEKQQERIDKCLSKQTSRPTSEMNFLKSAPVLNRKPKTGTATTSPIVPQKRKSNVVVTLVADSSKKPTKGTQDKGKKVVIDPAIRARNILNLQEKFVGDEFISKVNKTPTEELVPRSAELASQFIAMFSRAFVTGSKEVELVKRQNVQLQEDIKKLKQDATSKDKEHEELRKAKKQVELEAKSAQMKVEEMSRDLEVEKENGKK, encoded by the exons atgagcgatctatcggataGCCAAGTGTTCGGCTCAGGAGGGGACGCATTTGATGGCGATCAGGACCACCAGGAAGACAGCTTTATCCCGACCTCAATCTCAGAGGAGGAGGTCCCTGCCACAAGGGACGCGGAGTTGGGCCCATTTTCTTCTACAGATATCGAGAGGATGGTGCAGGAACTCGCTGAACCAGGAACTATCGAGATTCGAGATAGCGAGTCTACAGTGTTAGAGCGTGATCATCCCGTCCATTCCAGGCACACTCCTGATGtcaaggtcgaggagatggatgATGATTCGATGGCCCCAGTTCGGGAGTCAGACGAGGAAGAAGACGCGGAGGGAAGTGGGACTGATTCGGTGGACAACACTCAATTGGATGAACCCTTTTCGTACGAGGACTTGGTCTCGCGAGTCACCAAATCAGATCTTACCACCTTTACGAG GGCGCCTTCAATGGAAGAATTCAGCTACTTCTATGATATAAAGAGTGTGGGTCTCCACAATGGCTTCTACTATTTTAGTAAGTGGGCCACTTCTGAGATCAATGGGGTGGAAGGCATGGTTTCCAACATGGGAGATTGGAAATCCAAgtggttttatgtttttaaggtTCCAGGGATTAGGACTGACTTTAACTGTCGACCTA ATAGACTGACTCGACCTACACTTGACACGACTCTCAGAGAGACGGCTGAAGTTCTTGGAAGCTTTCCTGTGCAAGATTgcgactggcgattattgtGTACGACCTCAAAGCTGCGAGAACACAAGTTGATTCCAGAGAACACGAGCCTTCAGAGAGAGCCAGTGTACAAGGAACCATCTGAGAAACAACAAGAGCGAATAGACAAATGCCTCTCCAAGCAAACCTCTCGACCAACATCAG AGATGAATTTTCTGAAGTCCGCACCGGTCCTCAATCGCAAGCCAAAGACTGGAACAGCGACGACATCTCCCATCGTTCCTCAGAAGAGAAAGAGCAATGTGGTGGTCACCCTTGTCGCGGATTCCTCTAAGAAGCCAACTAAGGGCACGCaagacaaggggaagaaagttgTGATCGATCCGGCTATCCGAGCTCGCAACATCTTGAATCTCCAAGAGAAGTTCGTGGGCGATGAATTTATATCAAAGGTCAACAAGACCCCTACTGAAGAGCTGGTGCCTCGTTCTGCGGAGTTGGCTTCGCAGTTTATTGCCATGTTTTCAAGGGCCTTTGTCACTGGATCTAAGGAAGTCGAACTTGTGAAGAGACAGAATGTTCAGCTTCAGGAGGACATCAAGAAGCTGAAACAAGATGCAACTTCCAAAGACAAAGAGCACGAGGAACTTCGCAAGGCCAAGAAGCAAGTTGAGCTCGAAGCCAAGAGCGCTCAGATGAAGGTCGAGGAGATGTCTCGCGACTTGGAGGTCGAGAAGGAGAATGGGAAGAAGTAG